From the genome of Syngnathus acus chromosome 24, fSynAcu1.2, whole genome shotgun sequence, one region includes:
- the LOC119117789 gene encoding G-protein coupled receptor 6, with protein MPGSVLTPCRCCFRRRAERSGPAAGTTNDSSAATTNDWSAAVMNDSAAPANGSWARTPARNDTPMTWWDSPAAGPASAVNPWDVMLCVSGTAIACENAIVVAIIIYTPALRTPMFALVGSLATADLLAGVGLVVNFVLRYAVPSQALSLATVGFLVASFAASIISLLAITVDRYLSLYDALAYYSEKTLQRTHAMLLATWGASLLLGLLPVLGWNCLGRPAACSVVRPLTRGNLTLLAAAFFVIFALMLTLYFQICKIVWRHAHQIALQRHFFAASHYVATKKGVSTLAIVLGTFGASWLPFAVYCLVGEREYPPVYTYATLLPATYNSMINPIIYAYRNAEIQRSIYLLLCGCFRPNAAYRSGSPSEV; from the coding sequence ATGCCGGGATCCGTCCTCACCCCTTGCCGATGTTGCTTTCGCAGGAGAGCGGAGAGAAGCGGTCCGGCGGCAGGGACGACAAACGACTCGTCGGCGGCGACGACGAACGACTGGTCGGCGGCGGTGATGAACGACTCGGCGGCGCCGGCCAACGGCTCGTGGGCCCGGACCCCGGCCCGCAACGACACCCCGATGACGTGGTGGGACTCCCCGGCGGCGGGGCCGGCCTCCGCCGTCAACCCGTGGGACGTCATGCTGTGCGTCTCGGGCACGGCCATCGCCTGCGAGAACGCCATCGTGGTGGCCATCATCATCTACACGCCGGCGCTCAGGACTCCTATGTTCGCTCTGGTGGGCAGCCTGGCCACGGCCGACCTGCTGGCCGGCGTAGGGCTGGTGGTCAACTTCGTCCTTCGCTACGCCGTCCCCTCGCAGGCGCTGAGTCTGGCCACGGTGGGCTTCCTGGTGGCCTCCTTCGCGGCGTCCATCATCAGCCTGCTGGCCATCACGGTGGACCGCTACTTGTCGCTCTACGACGCCCTGGCCTACTACTCGGAGAAGACGCTGCAGCGGACTCACGCCATGCTGCTGGCCACCTGGGGCGCCTCGCTGCTCCTGGGCCTGCTGCCCGTGCTGGGCTGGAACTGCCTGGGGCGGCCGGCGGCGTGCAGCGTGGTGCGGCCGCTGACGCGCGGCAACCTGACGCTGTTGGCCGCCGCCTTCTTCGTCATCTTTGCGCTCATGCTGACGCTCTACTTCCAAATCTGCAAGATCGTGTGGCGCCACGCCCACCAGATCGCCCTGCAGCGCCACTTCTTTGCCGCCTCGCACTACGTGGCCACCAAGAAGGGCGTGTCCACCCTGGCCATCGTCCTGGGGACCTTCGGCGCCAGCTGGCTGCCCTTCGCCGTCTACTGCCTGGTGGGCGAGCGCGAGTACCCGCCGGTGTACACCTACGCCACGCTCCTGCCCGCCACCTACAACTCCATGATCAACCCCATCATCTACGCCTACAGGAACGCCGAGATCCAGCGCTCCATCTACCTGCTCCTGTGCGGCTGCTTCCGCCCCAACGCCGCCTACCGCTCCGGATCGCCCAGCGAAGTCTGA
- the fig4a gene encoding polyphosphoinositide phosphatase, whose product MPQSAAVISGLQRMVLYETRARYFLVGSNQAQTKHRVLKIDRTEPKDLVIIDDKHVYSQQEVRDLLGRLDLGNRTKMAQKGPSGLSRAVTAVGVVGFVRFLEGYYMVLITKRRKMADIGGHSVYKIEDTTMIYIPNDSVRVAHPDEARYVRIFQNMDLSSNFYFSHSYDLSHSLQHNLTLLRRPYGQWATEAGEGEDPAADAPERRDGFDIFEDEGLPAQVVYGVRAEPYSKYVWNGNLLRRVKDVVHPDWLLYIIHGFCGQSKLLIYGRPVHVTLIARRSSKFAGTRFLKRGANCEGDVANEVETEQMVHDASVMSFRVGSYSSYVQTRGSVPLYWSQDISTMMPKPPIRLDQADPYAHVAALHFDQMLQRFGSPIIILNLVKKREKRKHEKILSEELHPAVINLNQFLPQQHGIEYIAWDMARYTKSKLCNVLDRLSMIAENVVKRTGFFVNRADFYCHALHPDERWGDLGGSISGAGRAQTGVLRTNCVDCLDRTNTAQFMVGKCALAYQLYALGMIDKPKLQFDTDCVRLFEELYEDHGDTLSLQYGGSQLVHRVKTYRKIAPWTQHSKDIMQTLSRYYSNAFSDADRQDAINLFLQVYQPAENRPHLWDLPTDFYLHQKSTMALPADRRSYTLWWSEGVLSYLPIALDQVPCEQTMKKLAVKRVNRSDESVDIYAEFFRPYELTSFDDTFCKAMTNSAREFMPKTVGVDPSPFTVRKPEETAKSVLGNKSTKEETLVQRKTAASAPPPPSEEAISSSSEDDSEEERDDDAASVSQRSTPVKLWSADSGEGARAHEESQQQQQQPLQQHPAFKEPYGLNLAKVPAEQDLLIYERFARLGESQQRRAAKSEHLHLPNVTRLEPLSRFPQDSVYAASPPQVDADSRRVFESHVMAARGQVGPLCRDDVLMYREYVKNRYM is encoded by the exons ATGCCTCAGTCTGCAGCTGTCATAAGTGGACTCCAGAGGATGGTTCTATACGAGACCCGAGCC AGGTATTTTTTGGTGGGGAGCAATCAGGCTCAGACCAAACACAGAGTGCTGAAGATCGACCGCACCGAACCCAAGGACCTGGTCATCATTGACGATAAG CACGTGTACAGCCAGCAGGAGGTGCGCGACTTGCTGGGTCGTCTGGACTTGGGAAACCGCACAAAGATGGCCCAAAAGGGTCCGTCGGGCCTCTCCAGGGCCGTGACGGCCGTCGGCGTGGTGG gCTTTGTGCGCTTCCTGGAGGGCTACTACATGGTGTTGATCACCAAACGGCGCAAAATGGCCGACATCGGGGGCCACTCTGTTTACAAAATTGAGGACACGACCATGATCTACATTCCCAACGACTCGGTGCGGGTGGCGCACCCCGACGAAGCCAG ATATGTCCGGATCTTCCAAAACATGGACTTATCCAGTAACTTTTACTTCAG CCACAGCTACGACCTGAGCCACTCGCTGCAGCACAACCTGACGCTGCTGCGGAGGCCTTACGGGCAGTGGGCCACGGAGGCCGGCGAGGGCGAGGACCCGGCCGCCGACGCGCCCGAGCGACGGGACGGCTTTGACATCTTTGAAGATGAGGGCTTGCCCGCTCAAG TGGTTTACGGAGTGCGCGCCGAGCCCTACTCCAAGTACGTGTGGAACGGGAACCTGCTGCGGCGTGTCAAGGACGTGGTGCACCCCGACTGGCTCTTGTACATCATCCACGGCTTTTGCGGCCAGTCCA AGCTGCTCATCTACGGCCGCCCGGTGCACGTGACCCTCATCGCCAGGCGCTCCAGCAAATTTGCCGGCACCCGCTTCCTGAAAAGAGGCGCCAACTGCGAG GGCGACGTGGCCAACGAAGTGGAGACGGAGCAGATGGTCCACGACGCCTCGGTGATGTCCTTCCGGGTGGGAAGCTACTCGTCCTACGTGCAGACGCGAGGCTCCGTCCCGCTCTACTGGTCCCAGGACATTTCCACCATGATGCCCAAGCCCCCGATCCGAC tGGACCAAGCGGACCCGTACGCACACGTGGCCGCTCTTCATTTTGACCAGATGCTGCAGCGCTTTGGATcgcccatcatcatcctcaacCTGGTCAAG AAACGAGAGAAAAGGAAACACGAGAAGATTTTGAGCGAGGAGCTGCACCCCGCCGTCATCAACCTGAACCAGTTCCTGCCGCAGCAGCACGGCATCGAGTACATCGCCTGGGACATGGCCCGCTACACCAAGAG CAAGCTGTGCAACGTCTTGGACCGTCTGAGTATGATCGCCGAGAACGTGGTCAAGCGAACGGGCTTTTTTGTCAACCGAGCAGATTTCTACTGCCACGCGCTCCACCCTGATGAAAG ATGGGGCGACCTGGGCGGAAGCATTTCGGGCGCTGGGCGAGCGCAG ACGGGTGTGCTCAGGACCAACTGCGTGGACTGTCTGGACCGAACCAACACGGCCCAGTTCATGGTGGGCAAGTGCGCGCTCGCCTATCAACTCTACGCGCTGGGAATGATCGACAAGCCCAAGCTCCAGTTTGACACGGACTGCGTCAG GCTGTTTGAGGAGCTGTACGAGGACCACGGCGACACGCTTTCGCTGCAGTACGGCGGCTCGCAGCTGGTGCACCGGGTCAAGACCTACCGCAAGATTGCGCCGTGGACGCAGCACTCCAAAGACATCATGCAGACGCTGTCGCGCTACTACAGCAACGCTTTCTCAG ATGCCGACAGACAGGACGCCATCAACTTGTTCCTTCAAGTGTACCAGCCGGCGGAGAACAGGCCGCACCTGTGGGACCTGCCCACCGACTTCTACCTGCACCAGAAGAGCACCATGGCGCTCCCAGCGGACCGCCGCAG ctACACCTTGTGGTGGTCAGAAGGAGTCCTGTCCTACCTCCCCATCGCCTTGGACCAAG TCCCGTGCGAGCAAACCATGAAGAAGCTGGCGGTCAAGCGAGTCAACCGCTCGGACGAGAGCGTCGACATCTACGCCGAGTTCTTCAGACCCTACGAGCTCACCTCCTTCGACGACACCTTCTGCAAGGCCATGACCAACTCGGCCAG GGAGTTCATGCCCAAAACGGTGGGGGTGGATCCCAGCCCCTTCACCGTCCGCAAACCGGAGGAGACGGCCAAATCCGTGCTGGG CAACAAGAGCACCAAGGAGGAGACGCTGGTGCAGAGGAAGACGGCGGCCAGCGCGCCGCCTCCGCCCAGCGAGGAGGCCATTTCCAGCTCCTCGGAGGACGACTCTGAGGAGGAGCGCGACGACGACGCCGCCTCCGTCTCGCAGCGCTCCACCCCGGTCAAGCTTTGGTCGGCCGATTCCGGAGAGGGCGCTCGTGCCCACGAG GagagccagcagcagcagcagcagccgctgCAGCAGCATCCGGCCTTCAAGGAGCCCTACGGACTCAATCTGGCAAAGGTCCCCGCCGAGCAAGACCTGCTCATCTACGAGCG CTTTGCACGGCTGGGCGAGAGCCAGCAGCGGCGAGCGGCCAAGAGCGAGCACCTCCACCTGCCCAACGTCACCCGCTT AGAGCCGTTGTCCCGCTTCCCGCAAGACAGCGTGTACGCGGCGTCACCGCCGCAGGTGGACGCCGACAGCCGCCGCGTCTTCGAGAGCCACGTGATGGCGGCCCGCGGCCAAGTCGGGCCTCTGTGCCGCGACGACGTGCTGATGTACAGGGAGTACGTCAAGAACAGATACATGTGA